In one Lysobacter alkalisoli genomic region, the following are encoded:
- the purH gene encoding bifunctional phosphoribosylaminoimidazolecarboxamide formyltransferase/IMP cyclohydrolase, whose translation MRRALLSVSDKTGLIELATALAGHGVELLSTGGTAKAIRDAGLTVRDVSDVTGFPEMMDGRVKTLHPIVHGGLLGRAGTDDAVMAEHGIGAIDLLVLNLYPFEAVTASADCTLADAVENIDIGGPAMLRSAAKNFARVAVATDPAQYGALVEEMKANDGTLSAAKRFELSVAAFNRVAQYDAAISNYLSAISDAAGEVPVRTAFSAQANGSFVKVMDLRYGENPHQQAAFYRDLYPAPGSLATLEQLQGKELSYNNIADSDAAWECVRQFDAPACVIVKHANPCGVAVGVACGDAYELAYATDPTSAFGGIIAFNRKLDAATAKVILDRQFVEVLIAPDYEDAALDYASRKANVRVLRIPLAPASKGFIDTKRVGSGMLMQTADDRVVTREDLKVVTKLAPTDQQFTDLLFAWKVAKFVKSNAIVYAKDSRTIGVGAGQMSRVYSARIAGIKAVDAGLVVPGSVMASDAFFPFRDGIDAAAEAGIKAVIQPGGSMRDKEVIEAADEHGIAMVFTGVRHFRH comes from the coding sequence ATCCGCCGCGCCCTGCTGTCCGTGTCCGACAAGACCGGCCTGATCGAGCTCGCCACCGCCCTCGCCGGCCACGGCGTCGAGCTGCTGTCCACCGGCGGCACCGCCAAGGCGATCCGCGACGCCGGCCTGACAGTCAGGGATGTCAGCGATGTCACCGGCTTCCCCGAGATGATGGACGGCCGGGTCAAGACCCTGCACCCGATCGTGCACGGCGGCCTGCTCGGCCGTGCCGGTACCGATGATGCGGTGATGGCCGAGCACGGCATCGGCGCGATCGACCTGCTGGTGCTGAACCTGTATCCGTTCGAAGCGGTTACCGCGAGCGCCGACTGCACGCTCGCCGACGCAGTGGAGAACATCGACATCGGCGGCCCGGCGATGCTGCGCTCGGCGGCCAAGAACTTCGCCCGGGTGGCGGTCGCGACCGATCCAGCGCAGTACGGCGCGCTGGTCGAGGAAATGAAAGCGAACGACGGCACGCTGTCCGCTGCCAAGCGCTTCGAACTGTCGGTGGCGGCATTCAACCGCGTGGCGCAATACGACGCCGCGATCAGCAACTATCTGTCCGCGATCTCCGACGCGGCGGGCGAGGTGCCGGTGCGCACGGCGTTCTCGGCGCAGGCCAACGGCAGCTTCGTGAAGGTCATGGACCTGCGCTACGGCGAGAATCCGCACCAGCAGGCCGCGTTCTACCGCGATCTCTATCCCGCCCCGGGCTCGCTGGCGACGCTCGAGCAACTGCAGGGCAAGGAGCTGAGCTACAACAACATCGCCGACAGCGACGCGGCCTGGGAATGCGTGCGCCAGTTCGACGCGCCGGCCTGCGTGATCGTCAAGCACGCCAACCCCTGCGGCGTGGCAGTGGGCGTGGCCTGCGGCGACGCCTACGAGCTGGCCTACGCAACCGACCCGACCAGCGCCTTCGGCGGCATCATCGCGTTCAACCGCAAGCTGGACGCGGCGACCGCGAAGGTGATCCTCGACCGCCAGTTCGTCGAGGTGCTGATCGCGCCGGATTACGAGGACGCCGCGCTCGACTACGCATCAAGGAAGGCCAACGTGCGTGTGCTGCGCATTCCGCTCGCACCGGCCTCCAAGGGCTTCATCGACACCAAGCGCGTGGGCTCGGGCATGCTGATGCAGACCGCCGACGATCGCGTGGTGACCCGCGAGGACCTGAAGGTGGTGACGAAGCTCGCACCGACCGACCAGCAGTTCACCGACCTGCTGTTCGCGTGGAAGGTAGCCAAATTCGTCAAGTCCAACGCAATTGTCTACGCCAAGGACAGCCGCACGATCGGCGTCGGCGCTGGGCAGATGAGCCGGGTGTACTCGGCACGCATCGCCGGCATCAAGGCGGTCGATGCCGGCCTGGTGGTGCCGGGTTCGGTGATGGCGAGCGATGCCTTCTTCCCGTTCCGCGACGGCATCGACGCCGCGGCGGAGGCCGGCATCAAGGCAGTGATCCAGCCCGGCGGCTCGATGCGCGATAAGGAAGTGATCGAAGCTGCCGACGAGCACGGCATCGCAATGGTGTTCACCGGCGTGCGCCACTTCCGGCATTGA
- the fis gene encoding DNA-binding transcriptional regulator Fis produces MNAAERTDSSRQGPRVPLRDHVATSIRRYLGDLNGSDTENLYEIALRELEIPLFAEVMEHCEGNQSRAATMLGIHRATLRKKLREYGLA; encoded by the coding sequence TTGAACGCTGCCGAACGTACCGACTCCAGCCGCCAGGGCCCGCGCGTGCCACTGCGTGACCACGTGGCGACCTCGATCCGCCGCTACCTCGGCGACCTCAATGGCAGCGATACCGAGAATCTCTACGAGATCGCACTGCGCGAACTCGAGATCCCGCTGTTCGCCGAAGTGATGGAACATTGCGAAGGCAACCAGAGCCGCGCCGCCACCATGCTCGGCATCCACCGCGCGACGCTGCGCAAGAAGCTGCGGGAATACGGCCTGGCCTGA
- a CDS encoding DUF3426 domain-containing protein yields the protein MFIPCPNCGFLVALAAKRTGRSQHCPRCNTLLEEDTATSATPPAEATADTPQQPPTATTSGKPAEPAQSSPPLPPTPAPPVPAASSGPSFTRVRVDPHASAPQWPLLLTIAGLAALLALQLLLAQRAELAGKAQWRPLMTALCTVLRCDLPPWHQPAAYVMLDRSVRPIADRPGVLQVNASFRNDARWAQAWPTLVLSLSDADGRQVGQRAFAPGDYHGTHAADDRLESGQSATVAFEVVEPAPNIVAFTFDFR from the coding sequence ATGTTCATCCCCTGCCCCAACTGCGGATTCCTGGTCGCCCTTGCCGCCAAGCGCACGGGCAGGTCGCAGCATTGCCCGCGCTGCAATACCCTGCTCGAGGAAGACACCGCCACATCCGCGACACCGCCGGCCGAAGCGACAGCGGACACTCCGCAGCAGCCGCCCACTGCGACCACGTCTGGCAAGCCGGCCGAACCCGCGCAGTCGAGCCCGCCGTTGCCGCCAACGCCCGCGCCACCGGTCCCCGCCGCCAGCAGCGGTCCCAGCTTCACCCGCGTGCGCGTCGACCCGCATGCCAGCGCACCGCAATGGCCGCTGCTGCTGACCATCGCCGGACTGGCCGCGTTGCTGGCGCTGCAACTGCTGCTCGCCCAGCGCGCGGAGCTGGCGGGAAAGGCGCAATGGCGGCCACTGATGACCGCGCTGTGCACAGTCCTGCGCTGCGACCTGCCACCGTGGCACCAGCCTGCCGCCTACGTCATGCTCGACCGCAGCGTACGTCCGATTGCGGACCGTCCCGGCGTGCTGCAGGTCAACGCCAGCTTCCGCAACGACGCGCGCTGGGCGCAAGCCTGGCCGACCCTGGTGCTGAGCCTGTCCGATGCCGACGGCCGCCAGGTCGGACAGCGCGCCTTCGCCCCTGGCGACTATCACGGGACTCACGCCGCAGACGACCGGCTCGAATCCGGCCAGAGCGCGACGGTGGCCTTCGAAGTGGTCGAGCCGGCCCCGAACATCGTCGCATTCACCTTCGACTTCCGCTGA
- the prmA gene encoding 50S ribosomal protein L11 methyltransferase — MPFLELTLPCTEIQQPRYERALEDVGALAVTLADAHADAPDEQAIFEPGVGQTPLWGEMVLTALFPGETPAGLLLHALAAADEGLDWSRASFREVEDQDWERAWMDQYEPLKFGDRTWIVPWNHELPEGADADDAAVVRLDPGLAFGSGTHPTTALCLQWLDTLAGEGLMAGREVLDFGCGSGILALAALKLGAARAVGVDNDPQAVAATLDNAQRNGVESKMGVHLPEDEPVATYPIVVANILASALIELAGVIGERVAPGGRIALSGILAGQEDEVIAAYADRFDALRAERLDDWMRVTGTRR, encoded by the coding sequence ATGCCCTTCCTCGAACTCACCCTGCCCTGCACCGAGATCCAACAGCCGCGCTACGAGCGCGCATTGGAGGATGTCGGTGCGCTCGCGGTCACCCTGGCCGACGCGCATGCCGATGCGCCGGACGAACAGGCGATCTTCGAACCCGGCGTGGGCCAGACGCCGTTGTGGGGCGAGATGGTGCTGACCGCGCTGTTCCCGGGCGAAACGCCGGCCGGATTGCTGCTGCATGCGCTGGCCGCCGCCGACGAAGGACTGGACTGGTCGCGCGCATCGTTCCGCGAGGTCGAGGACCAGGACTGGGAACGCGCGTGGATGGACCAGTACGAGCCGCTGAAATTCGGCGACCGCACCTGGATCGTGCCGTGGAACCATGAACTGCCCGAAGGCGCCGACGCCGATGACGCGGCGGTGGTGCGGCTCGATCCCGGCCTCGCGTTCGGCTCCGGCACCCATCCGACCACCGCACTGTGCCTGCAATGGCTGGACACGCTTGCCGGCGAGGGGTTGATGGCAGGCCGCGAGGTGCTCGACTTCGGTTGTGGCTCGGGCATCCTCGCGCTGGCCGCGTTGAAGCTCGGCGCGGCACGTGCGGTCGGTGTCGACAACGACCCGCAGGCGGTCGCCGCGACGCTCGACAATGCACAGCGCAACGGCGTCGAATCGAAGATGGGCGTGCACCTGCCCGAGGACGAGCCAGTCGCGACCTACCCGATCGTGGTCGCCAACATCCTCGCCTCGGCATTGATCGAACTGGCCGGGGTGATCGGCGAGCGGGTCGCGCCGGGCGGCCGCATCGCGCTGTCGGGCATCCTCGCCGGGCAGGAGGACGAGGTGATCGCCGCCTACGCAGACCGCTTCGACGCCCTGCGTGCCGAACGACTCGACGACTGGATGCGAGTCACCGGCACACGTCGCTAA
- the accC gene encoding acetyl-CoA carboxylase biotin carboxylase subunit, which produces MLDKVVIANRGEIALRILRACHALGIRTVAVHSTVDRNLKHVAMADESVCIGPAPSTDSYLNMAQIIAAAEVTDAQAIHPGYGFLAENADFAERVEESGFVFIGPKADTIRLMGDKVEAIRAMKDAGVPCVPGSGGPLGDEPDTNVKIAREIGYPVIVKAAGGGGGRGMRVVHTEAALHNAVQTTKSEAKAAFGNDMVYMEKFLENPRHVEIQVLADGQGNAIHLGERDCSMQRRHQKVVEEAPAPGITPEQRAEIGKVCVEACIRIGYRGAGTFEFLYENGRFYFIEMNTRIQVEHPVTEMVTGVDLIREQLSIAAGNKLSLKQEDIVLDGHAIECRINAEDPETFMPSPGLIQHCHVPGGPGVRVDSHVYEGYRVPPNYDSMIGKLIVHGPDRETAIARMRVALSEMVVDGIKTNIPLQQRIMADIGFQQGSQNIHYLEKRLKEQQEKSRSIV; this is translated from the coding sequence ATGCTGGATAAGGTCGTAATCGCCAACCGGGGCGAGATCGCGCTGCGCATCCTGCGCGCCTGCCACGCCCTGGGCATCCGCACGGTCGCGGTGCACTCCACCGTCGACCGCAACCTCAAGCACGTCGCGATGGCCGACGAATCGGTCTGCATCGGCCCGGCCCCATCGACCGACAGCTACCTCAACATGGCGCAGATCATCGCCGCTGCCGAGGTCACCGACGCCCAGGCGATCCATCCCGGCTACGGCTTCCTGGCCGAGAACGCCGACTTCGCCGAGCGCGTCGAGGAGTCGGGTTTCGTCTTCATCGGACCCAAGGCCGACACCATCCGCCTGATGGGCGACAAGGTCGAGGCGATCCGCGCAATGAAGGACGCCGGCGTGCCCTGCGTGCCCGGCAGCGGCGGCCCGCTGGGCGACGAGCCCGACACCAACGTCAAGATCGCCCGCGAGATCGGCTACCCGGTGATCGTCAAGGCGGCTGGCGGCGGCGGCGGCCGCGGCATGCGCGTGGTCCATACCGAGGCCGCGCTGCACAATGCCGTGCAGACCACCAAGAGCGAGGCCAAGGCTGCGTTCGGCAACGACATGGTCTATATGGAGAAATTCCTGGAGAACCCGCGCCACGTGGAGATCCAGGTGCTCGCCGACGGCCAGGGCAACGCGATCCACCTGGGCGAGCGCGACTGCTCGATGCAGCGCCGCCACCAGAAGGTGGTCGAGGAAGCGCCCGCGCCCGGCATCACCCCCGAGCAGCGCGCCGAGATCGGCAAGGTGTGCGTGGAGGCCTGCATCCGCATCGGCTACCGCGGCGCCGGCACCTTCGAGTTCCTGTACGAGAACGGCCGCTTCTACTTCATCGAAATGAATACCCGCATCCAGGTCGAGCATCCGGTCACCGAGATGGTCACCGGCGTCGACCTGATCCGCGAGCAGCTGAGCATCGCCGCCGGCAACAAGCTGTCGCTGAAGCAAGAGGACATCGTCCTCGACGGCCATGCGATCGAGTGCCGCATCAACGCCGAGGATCCGGAGACCTTCATGCCGAGCCCGGGCCTGATCCAGCACTGCCACGTACCCGGCGGCCCCGGCGTGCGCGTCGACAGCCACGTCTACGAAGGCTACCGCGTGCCGCCGAACTACGACTCGATGATCGGCAAGCTGATCGTGCACGGCCCGGACCGCGAGACCGCGATCGCGCGCATGCGGGTGGCCCTGAGCGAGATGGTCGTCGACGGCATCAAGACCAACATCCCGCTGCAGCAGCGGATCATGGCCGACATCGGCTTCCAGCAGGGCAGCCAGAACATCCACTACCTGGAGAAGCGGCTGAAGGAACAGCAGGAGAAGTCGCGCTCGATCGTCTGA
- the accB gene encoding acetyl-CoA carboxylase biotin carboxyl carrier protein: MDLRKIKKLIDLLEESNLAEIEIKEGEESVRLARTPRGGAPLAAQMAAPHTVHVPAPMPMQSPTEAATGGSAPADAGESLPDGHVVRAPMVGTFYASPAPDKPVFVSVGQTVKAGETLGIIEAMKMFNPIEADVSGTVVKILVENGQPIEFDQPLFVIG; the protein is encoded by the coding sequence ATGGACCTGCGCAAAATCAAGAAGCTGATCGACCTGCTCGAGGAATCCAACCTCGCCGAGATCGAGATCAAGGAGGGCGAAGAGTCCGTCCGCCTGGCCCGGACACCGAGGGGCGGCGCCCCGCTCGCCGCACAGATGGCCGCGCCGCACACCGTGCACGTACCGGCGCCGATGCCGATGCAGTCGCCGACCGAGGCCGCCACCGGTGGCAGCGCTCCCGCCGACGCGGGCGAGTCGCTGCCCGACGGCCACGTCGTACGCGCGCCCATGGTCGGCACCTTCTATGCCAGCCCGGCGCCGGACAAGCCGGTATTCGTCAGCGTCGGCCAGACGGTCAAGGCCGGCGAAACGCTGGGCATCATCGAGGCGATGAAGATGTTCAACCCGATCGAGGCCGACGTCTCCGGCACCGTGGTCAAGATCCTGGTCGAGAACGGCCAGCCGATCGAGTTCGACCAGCCGCTGTTCGTGATCGGGTGA
- a CDS encoding lysozyme inhibitor LprI family protein, with protein sequence MIARTALLAGLMLGASPAASADDVDCTQATSTMEIDICMSREYEQADAELNTTYRDMRGQLRRWEDGGNCHACRGMTEALVQAQRHWIDFRDRDCDAAYALAADGSGRNQARLDCLIEHTRARTRQLTDRFDIGN encoded by the coding sequence ATGATCGCGCGCACCGCCCTGCTGGCCGGCCTGATGCTGGGCGCGAGCCCGGCCGCGTCCGCCGACGACGTCGACTGCACCCAGGCCACGTCGACCATGGAGATCGACATCTGCATGTCGCGCGAGTACGAGCAGGCTGACGCGGAGCTCAACACCACCTACCGCGACATGCGGGGGCAGTTGCGCCGCTGGGAGGACGGGGGCAACTGCCACGCCTGCCGTGGCATGACCGAGGCCCTGGTCCAGGCGCAGCGGCACTGGATCGATTTTCGCGACCGCGACTGCGATGCCGCCTATGCGCTGGCCGCCGATGGCAGCGGTCGCAACCAGGCCCGCCTGGACTGCTTGATCGAGCACACCCGAGCCCGTACCCGCCAGCTCACCGACCGGTTCGACATCGGCAACTGA
- the aroQ gene encoding type II 3-dehydroquinate dehydratase — MAKLLALHGPNLNLLGTREPGIYGTATLAGIEAALVEQAEAAGHRLESFQSNAEHALVERVQAALGEVDFILINPAAFTHTSVALRDALAAVAIPFIEIHLSNPHAREPFRHTSYFSDLAVGVVCGFGADSYRYALDAALQRLGDGGA; from the coding sequence ATGGCGAAACTGCTGGCCCTGCACGGCCCCAACCTCAACCTGCTCGGCACCCGCGAACCCGGGATCTACGGCACCGCCACGCTGGCCGGGATCGAGGCGGCGCTGGTCGAGCAGGCCGAGGCCGCGGGGCACCGGCTGGAAAGTTTCCAGTCCAACGCCGAACATGCCCTGGTCGAACGCGTCCAGGCTGCCCTTGGCGAGGTCGACTTCATCCTGATCAACCCGGCCGCCTTCACCCACACCTCGGTCGCGCTGCGCGACGCGCTGGCCGCGGTGGCCATTCCCTTCATCGAGATCCACCTGTCCAACCCGCACGCACGCGAGCCGTTCCGCCACACCAGCTACTTCTCCGACCTCGCCGTCGGCGTGGTCTGCGGGTTCGGCGCCGACAGCTACCGCTATGCGCTGGACGCCGCGCTGCAGCGACTCGGGGACGGCGGCGCATGA
- a CDS encoding TlpA family protein disulfide reductase: protein MKLTTGRIVLIAIIGAVLGGAVGLWTNAPNPLLRTEPGQRALQAALSATAPPAPEGLAIARRGEPVPRLQLPDLDQHPVEVPAAWAGRPLLVNFWATWCGPCIEEMPELDRFASTQAEGGVQVVGIALDDADAVRDFLTRIPVGYPILLDQAGPADSSVQFGNLRGVLPYSVLISTDGRLLKQKVGPFQHGEIDGWSE, encoded by the coding sequence ATGAAACTGACGACCGGCAGGATCGTCCTCATCGCCATCATCGGCGCCGTGCTCGGCGGCGCCGTCGGGCTGTGGACCAATGCCCCCAACCCGCTGCTCAGGACCGAGCCCGGCCAGCGCGCGCTGCAGGCGGCGCTGTCGGCGACCGCACCACCCGCGCCGGAAGGCCTGGCGATCGCGCGACGCGGTGAGCCGGTGCCGCGGCTGCAACTGCCGGATCTGGACCAGCATCCGGTCGAGGTCCCCGCCGCCTGGGCTGGCCGGCCGCTGCTGGTCAACTTCTGGGCGACCTGGTGCGGCCCATGCATCGAGGAGATGCCGGAGCTGGACCGTTTCGCTTCCACCCAGGCCGAAGGCGGCGTACAGGTAGTCGGCATCGCCCTGGACGACGCCGATGCGGTTCGCGACTTCCTGACCCGGATCCCGGTCGGCTACCCGATCCTGCTCGACCAGGCCGGCCCGGCCGACAGCAGCGTCCAGTTCGGCAACCTGCGCGGGGTGCTGCCATACTCGGTGCTGATCTCGACCGACGGGCGGTTGCTCAAGCAGAAGGTCGGCCCGTTCCAGCACGGCGAGATCGACGGCTGGAGCGAGTAG
- a CDS encoding protein-disulfide reductase DsbD family protein, translating to MTDFLRLSCRLLLGLSLAAAVATASAAVDEDDLLPVDDAFVLGAEATAPDAIAIHWKIADGYYLYRHRTSVQASPAFAQRELQLPKGHAYTDEFFGDVETYRDRLIATLPGQAGAGTVALTVKYQGCADIGICYPPQTRQIEVAMPATGLAALGPTATGPTEPMPGAAAGLRLPGSTGASSAVNAVDGGNRLSAPATLPGGGDRPLPPEQAFGVSALVDDGNTVRVRFDVAPGYYLYRDKSTFAFRDAAGLAPGQPQWPPGTLHRDEYFGETTVYFDPIEVVLPVQRREPGAAQVRLVVELQGCQTEGICYPPMTRELAVALPAGRVEATTATAPPTTTGTAAEPPGDNADTGGAQPDGATAPAGEDASPAGDTSLSPADASALAQTAGNNATATAPPPAGPRRPLSLFTALLLALGGGLILNLMPCVLPVLSLKALSLAGTGEDPVRARHHALWYTAGVLLSFAVLGGLALTLRQAGLALGWGFQLQQPLVVALLALLMFALGLSMSGVWHVGGRWTGVGHGLTTRSGPLGDFFTGVLAVIVATPCTAPFMGAALAWAFTADTATALLVFLALGLGLALPFLLIGFIPALAHRLPRPGAWMDTFKQLLAFPLYLTAVWLAWVLARQRGADAIGWFLVAATLLAFAAWAWTRARRDGRRWAAVAGVLALVVAIWPLQRIHVMPRPQAAAALASPAHEGLAPVAFSGQRLADLRAAGRPVFVNVTADWCVTCKANEKTVFARDGFREALEAANAVYMVGDWTDVDPELTAFLQSHGAVGVPLYVLYPADGGEGRVLPLVLTPETARQALAEAAAR from the coding sequence ATGACCGACTTTCTCCGTCTTTCCTGCCGACTGCTGCTCGGCCTCTCGCTGGCGGCCGCCGTTGCCACCGCCTCGGCCGCCGTCGACGAGGACGATCTGCTGCCGGTCGACGATGCCTTCGTGCTCGGCGCCGAAGCCACGGCCCCGGACGCCATCGCCATCCATTGGAAGATCGCCGACGGCTACTACCTGTACCGCCACCGCACCTCGGTGCAGGCCAGCCCGGCCTTCGCACAACGGGAACTGCAGTTGCCGAAGGGCCATGCCTACACCGACGAGTTCTTCGGTGACGTGGAAACCTACCGCGACCGCCTGATCGCGACATTGCCCGGCCAGGCCGGCGCCGGCACGGTGGCGCTGACGGTCAAATACCAGGGTTGCGCCGACATCGGCATCTGCTACCCGCCGCAGACGCGCCAGATCGAAGTGGCGATGCCGGCAACCGGGCTGGCCGCACTCGGACCCACTGCGACAGGCCCGACCGAGCCGATGCCGGGAGCTGCCGCCGGCCTGCGCCTGCCCGGCAGCACAGGGGCATCGAGCGCGGTCAACGCGGTCGATGGCGGCAATCGCCTGTCGGCACCCGCCACCCTGCCCGGTGGCGGCGACCGGCCGCTGCCGCCCGAGCAGGCCTTCGGGGTCAGCGCACTGGTCGATGACGGCAACACCGTACGGGTGCGCTTCGATGTCGCTCCCGGTTATTACCTGTACCGCGACAAGAGCACGTTCGCCTTCCGGGATGCCGCCGGCCTTGCCCCCGGCCAACCGCAATGGCCGCCCGGCACCCTGCACCGGGACGAGTATTTCGGCGAGACCACGGTCTATTTCGATCCGATCGAGGTGGTCCTGCCGGTGCAGCGCCGTGAGCCCGGCGCAGCCCAGGTACGACTGGTCGTGGAACTGCAGGGCTGCCAGACCGAGGGCATCTGCTATCCGCCGATGACGCGGGAACTGGCGGTGGCCCTGCCCGCCGGGCGTGTCGAGGCGACCACGGCGACCGCGCCTCCCACCACGACCGGCACTGCCGCGGAACCGCCGGGAGACAATGCCGACACGGGCGGGGCGCAGCCGGATGGAGCCACGGCGCCGGCCGGCGAAGACGCCAGTCCAGCCGGCGACACCTCCCTCTCGCCCGCCGATGCTTCCGCCCTCGCGCAGACGGCTGGAAACAACGCCACCGCAACGGCACCGCCGCCCGCCGGCCCTCGCCGGCCGCTCAGCCTGTTCACCGCCCTGCTGCTCGCGCTCGGTGGCGGCCTGATCCTCAACCTGATGCCCTGCGTACTGCCGGTGCTGTCGCTGAAGGCGCTGTCGCTGGCCGGCACCGGCGAGGATCCGGTCCGGGCGCGGCACCATGCACTCTGGTACACCGCCGGCGTGCTGCTCAGTTTCGCTGTGCTCGGCGGGCTGGCGCTGACGCTGCGGCAGGCCGGGCTGGCGCTGGGCTGGGGCTTCCAGCTGCAGCAACCGCTGGTGGTCGCCCTGCTTGCGCTGCTGATGTTCGCGCTGGGCCTGAGCATGTCCGGGGTCTGGCACGTCGGCGGGCGCTGGACCGGCGTCGGCCATGGCCTGACCACGAGGTCGGGGCCGCTCGGCGATTTCTTCACCGGCGTGCTCGCGGTCATCGTCGCCACCCCGTGCACGGCGCCGTTCATGGGTGCGGCGCTGGCCTGGGCGTTCACCGCCGATACCGCCACCGCGCTGCTGGTGTTCCTCGCCCTTGGCCTGGGCCTGGCACTGCCGTTCCTGCTGATCGGTTTCATCCCGGCACTGGCCCACCGGCTGCCCAGGCCGGGGGCGTGGATGGACACCTTCAAGCAGTTGCTGGCCTTCCCGCTGTACCTGACCGCGGTGTGGCTGGCCTGGGTGCTGGCACGCCAGCGCGGCGCCGACGCGATCGGCTGGTTCCTAGTCGCCGCGACCCTGCTCGCCTTCGCCGCCTGGGCCTGGACCCGTGCGCGCCGCGACGGGCGCCGCTGGGCCGCGGTCGCCGGCGTACTCGCGCTGGTCGTGGCGATCTGGCCGCTGCAACGCATCCACGTGATGCCGCGCCCGCAGGCCGCTGCCGCGCTCGCCTCGCCGGCACACGAGGGTTTGGCGCCAGTCGCGTTCTCCGGGCAGCGGCTGGCCGACCTGCGTGCGGCCGGGCGGCCGGTGTTCGTCAATGTCACCGCCGACTGGTGCGTGACCTGCAAGGCCAACGAAAAGACCGTGTTCGCGCGCGACGGCTTCCGCGAGGCGCTGGAAGCCGCCAATGCCGTCTACATGGTCGGCGACTGGACCGATGTCGATCCGGAACTGACCGCCTTCCTGCAAAGCCATGGCGCGGTCGGCGTGCCTTTGTACGTGCTCTACCCGGCCGACGGCGGCGAAGGCCGCGTGCTGCCACTGGTGCTGACCCCGGAGACCGCCCGCCAGGCCCTGGCCGAGGCGGCCGCACGATGA
- the cutA gene encoding divalent-cation tolerance protein CutA gives MSILLVHCTCPDEASADTLARALVEERLAACVSRLPGVRSTYRWQGEIEHADEVLLLIKTTAERLDALVERIHALHPYELPEVVAVEACGGLSPYLQWVAEQTLQPS, from the coding sequence ATGTCCATCCTGCTGGTCCACTGCACCTGCCCCGACGAGGCCAGTGCCGATACGCTTGCCCGGGCCCTCGTCGAAGAGCGCCTGGCCGCCTGCGTGAGCCGGCTCCCCGGGGTACGCTCGACCTATCGCTGGCAAGGTGAGATCGAGCACGCCGACGAAGTGCTGCTGCTGATCAAGACCACGGCCGAGCGGCTGGATGCGCTGGTCGAGCGTATCCATGCGCTGCACCCGTACGAACTCCCCGAAGTGGTGGCGGTCGAAGCCTGCGGCGGCCTGTCCCCCTACCTGCAGTGGGTAGCCGAGCAGACCCTTCAACCCAGCTGA